The Leucobacter rhizosphaerae genome includes a region encoding these proteins:
- the pta gene encoding phosphate acetyltransferase: MAASIYLTSAEGRTGKSAVALGVLDALLADAPRVGVFRPLIRSAHARDRVLDLLLARATADVPYAGCVGVTYEEAHADPDAAMTRIVEAYQALKSRCDAVVVVGSDFTDVAVPTELSFNASIAANLDVPVLLVLSGRSGDGVEQLGKLPARSPEEIAQLAEIGVQELTHSHATVLAALVNRADPERLPDIERAVAARLPGGVPVWAVPEEMLLVAPPVSALVEAVEGVVVRGSDELLAREVRDIVVAGMSMEHVLPRLLEGSAVVIAADRAETLLAVTVAHEAPTFPTIAAVVLNGDFPLSPDVERLLDGIDSSLPIVRTSCGTFDTARRIMQTRGLLTEESPAKFDTALALFAAHVDTSVLRERLRLHRGGIRTPVMFAYELFARARAANAHIVLPEGGDDRILRAASTLLARGVVRLTILGDEAEVRQRGGELGLTIDAAEIIDPATSPLREEFAAEYARLRAHKGVTLEHARDVMADGSYFGTMMVQLGIADGMVSGAANTTAHTIRPSLEFIKTQPGVSVVSSVFFMALADRVLVYGDCAVNPDPTAAQLADIAISSAETAAQFGVEPRIAMLSYSTGESGSGADVDKVREATALARAARPDLLIEGPLQYDAASDPSTGASKLPGSEVAGRATVFIFPDLNTGNNTYKAVQRSAGAVAVGPVLQGLKKPVNDLSRGATVDDILNTVAITAVQAGAQRGGESVPGSGSPVAGEGAQ, encoded by the coding sequence GTGGCAGCTAGCATCTACCTGACCTCGGCCGAAGGCAGAACCGGGAAGAGCGCCGTGGCGCTCGGGGTGCTCGACGCCCTGCTCGCCGACGCTCCGCGCGTCGGGGTGTTCCGGCCGCTCATCCGCTCCGCGCACGCGCGCGATCGGGTGCTGGATCTCCTGCTCGCGCGCGCGACGGCGGACGTGCCCTACGCGGGCTGCGTCGGGGTCACCTACGAGGAGGCGCACGCCGATCCCGACGCGGCGATGACTCGGATCGTCGAGGCCTACCAGGCGCTGAAGTCGCGCTGCGACGCCGTGGTGGTCGTGGGCTCCGACTTCACCGACGTGGCCGTGCCGACGGAGCTGTCGTTCAACGCGAGCATCGCGGCGAACCTCGACGTACCGGTGCTGCTCGTCCTGAGCGGTCGCTCGGGCGACGGGGTCGAGCAGCTCGGGAAGCTCCCGGCGCGCTCGCCCGAGGAGATCGCGCAGCTCGCAGAGATCGGGGTGCAGGAGCTCACCCACAGCCACGCCACCGTGCTGGCGGCGCTCGTGAACCGTGCCGATCCCGAGCGTCTCCCCGACATCGAGCGCGCTGTCGCCGCGCGGCTCCCGGGCGGAGTGCCCGTGTGGGCGGTCCCGGAGGAGATGCTGCTCGTCGCGCCCCCGGTCTCGGCGCTCGTCGAGGCCGTCGAGGGGGTGGTCGTGCGCGGCAGCGATGAACTCCTCGCCCGCGAGGTGCGCGACATCGTCGTGGCGGGCATGTCCATGGAGCACGTGCTGCCGCGGCTGCTCGAGGGATCCGCGGTGGTCATCGCGGCGGATCGGGCCGAGACCCTGCTGGCCGTCACCGTCGCGCACGAGGCGCCGACCTTCCCCACGATCGCGGCGGTGGTGCTCAACGGCGACTTCCCGCTCAGCCCCGATGTGGAGCGGCTGCTCGACGGCATCGACTCGTCGCTCCCCATCGTGCGCACCTCCTGCGGCACCTTCGACACGGCGCGGCGCATCATGCAGACGCGCGGGCTGCTGACCGAGGAGTCGCCGGCCAAGTTCGACACCGCACTCGCGCTGTTCGCCGCGCACGTCGACACCTCCGTCTTGCGGGAGCGGCTCCGCCTGCACCGCGGCGGGATCCGGACCCCGGTGATGTTCGCGTACGAGCTCTTCGCGCGGGCACGTGCTGCGAACGCCCACATCGTGCTGCCCGAGGGCGGTGACGACCGGATCCTGCGCGCCGCGAGCACGCTCCTCGCCCGCGGCGTGGTGCGGCTCACGATTCTCGGCGACGAGGCGGAGGTGCGGCAGCGCGGGGGCGAACTCGGGCTCACCATCGATGCCGCCGAGATCATCGACCCCGCGACGTCACCGCTCCGCGAGGAGTTCGCCGCGGAGTACGCGCGGCTGCGCGCCCACAAGGGCGTCACGCTGGAGCACGCCCGCGACGTGATGGCCGACGGCAGTTACTTCGGAACGATGATGGTGCAGCTCGGGATCGCCGACGGCATGGTCTCCGGCGCCGCGAACACCACGGCGCACACGATCCGCCCGAGCCTGGAGTTCATCAAGACCCAGCCGGGCGTCTCCGTGGTGTCGAGCGTCTTCTTCATGGCGCTCGCCGATCGTGTGCTCGTCTACGGAGACTGCGCGGTGAACCCGGATCCCACGGCCGCGCAGCTCGCGGACATCGCGATCTCCTCGGCGGAGACGGCCGCGCAGTTCGGTGTCGAGCCCCGGATCGCCATGCTCTCCTACTCGACGGGGGAATCGGGATCGGGCGCCGACGTCGACAAGGTGCGCGAGGCGACCGCTCTGGCGCGCGCGGCGCGCCCCGACCTGCTGATCGAGGGGCCACTGCAGTACGACGCCGCGAGCGACCCGTCGACGGGCGCCTCGAAGCTTCCAGGCTCGGAGGTCGCCGGCCGCGCGACCGTGTTCATATTCCCCGACCTGAATACGGGCAACAACACCTACAAGGCGGTGCAGCGCTCCGCGGGCGCGGTGGCGGTGGGGCCCGTGCTGCAGGGGCTGAAGAAGCCGGTCAACGACCTCTCGCGCGGAGCGACCGTGGACGACATCCTCAACACCGTGGCGATCACGGCGGTGCAGGCGGGCGCGCAGCGGGGAGGCGAGTCGGTGCCGGGATCCGGGTCACCAGTGGCGGGGGAGGGCGCACAGTGA
- a CDS encoding DNA polymerase III subunit gamma and tau, with protein sequence MVAALYRRYRPEAFAEMIGQSQVTEPLMTALRTGRIGHAYLFSGPRGCGKTTSARILARCLNCAEGPTDTPCGTCPSCVELSRDGGGSLDVVEIDAASHGGVDDARDLRERAVFAPARDRFKIFIIDEAHMVTPGGFNALLKIVEEPPPHVKFIFATTEPDKVIGTIRSRTHHYPFRLIAPGTLIDYVQALCDSESVQVEPGVLPLVVRSGGGSVRDTLSILDQLIAGSVGSLVTAERAAGLLGFTHAELLDDVVVALGAHDAAGAFRATDRVVQTGQDPRRFVEDLLERLRDLIVVSATTVDGAAAVFRGVPQDQLTRMFAQSQSFARGELSRIADTVSAGLDKMAGATAPRLQLELMIARALVASEEHASRVPATSGGAAGHVAQEQNASGSAATSAGAAAPTAGAPRPPARPAQAPAAAPERPAHDPLAALAAARSAVTDPEPAASPSAPQQGTPNAGTPQPSAPNAAQTAASIREFLRDEPAATGSEPTAAAPASDPGSAQRSAPAPGSGAAPHPNEGAAGFGRPISDILSSSQIASIGTESAASATPAPAAPAPADAASAASPAASPSPAPAAPNSDGPGAAAPSAGSPDPREQGAPGSPEQSDASGSEEPAAESGLEDLLELWPDLLEEILERDREAWNAVRPITPMGLDGDVLTIGLASQSDLAAFKAAGAGPLRETILSAVGISVKYVPKRLPEAGSDGPPQAGAREAQPGAADAEEPHPAGSSSHDDPVQRAAARLSALGPALAAPAWADPPPAPPEGVAAEAGAAEDTAASEDAADPEAAPESPHSSSAPESGDEPEPALQSASQPAPVSAQQAAGPESGTSNDAVPNDAASNGNDPADEAPGPLETTRPDPSVGDYVEPADDPYGEGDPYAGGDPYDSGASVTPASARMSAPAPAPASVPTSSPEIAPARGPAPAHVPAPEPASASEPAPAAPSASRLARDGDAAERDTPSPRIAPAFTRYGEAVVREVLGARFIEERPLPPRLEG encoded by the coding sequence GTGGTTGCCGCACTGTATCGCCGTTATCGGCCAGAAGCCTTCGCCGAGATGATCGGCCAGTCCCAGGTGACGGAGCCGCTGATGACGGCGCTCCGCACGGGCCGGATCGGCCACGCCTACCTGTTCAGCGGGCCGCGCGGCTGCGGCAAGACCACGTCCGCGCGCATCCTGGCGCGCTGCCTGAACTGCGCGGAGGGCCCCACCGACACCCCCTGCGGCACCTGCCCGAGCTGCGTCGAGCTCAGCCGCGACGGCGGCGGCTCACTCGACGTCGTCGAGATCGACGCGGCCAGCCACGGCGGCGTCGACGACGCGCGCGATCTCCGCGAGCGCGCGGTGTTCGCCCCCGCACGCGACCGGTTCAAGATCTTCATCATCGACGAGGCGCACATGGTGACGCCCGGCGGGTTCAACGCACTGCTGAAGATCGTGGAGGAGCCGCCGCCGCACGTGAAGTTCATCTTCGCCACGACGGAGCCCGACAAGGTGATCGGCACGATTCGATCGCGCACGCACCACTACCCGTTCCGGCTGATCGCACCCGGCACACTGATCGACTACGTGCAGGCGCTCTGCGACAGCGAGAGCGTGCAGGTCGAGCCGGGTGTGCTCCCGCTCGTCGTGCGCTCGGGCGGCGGGTCGGTGCGTGACACGCTGTCGATCCTCGACCAGCTGATCGCGGGGTCCGTAGGCAGCCTCGTCACCGCCGAGCGCGCCGCGGGACTCCTGGGATTCACGCACGCCGAGCTGCTCGACGACGTGGTGGTCGCGCTCGGCGCCCACGATGCGGCGGGAGCGTTCCGCGCCACGGATCGGGTCGTGCAGACCGGACAGGATCCGCGGCGGTTCGTCGAGGACCTGCTGGAGCGTCTCCGCGACCTGATCGTGGTCAGCGCCACGACCGTCGACGGGGCCGCCGCGGTCTTCCGCGGGGTGCCGCAGGATCAGCTCACCCGCATGTTCGCCCAGTCGCAGTCGTTCGCGCGCGGCGAGCTGTCGCGGATCGCCGACACGGTGAGTGCCGGCCTCGACAAGATGGCGGGCGCCACGGCCCCGCGTCTGCAGCTCGAACTCATGATTGCGAGGGCACTGGTCGCGTCGGAGGAGCACGCTTCGCGTGTTCCCGCGACCAGTGGGGGCGCCGCTGGGCACGTCGCTCAGGAGCAGAACGCATCGGGTTCTGCCGCGACCAGTGCGGGCGCCGCTGCGCCGACCGCAGGCGCACCCCGGCCCCCCGCTCGTCCTGCCCAGGCACCCGCTGCTGCACCCGAGCGCCCGGCGCACGATCCACTGGCGGCACTCGCGGCGGCACGCAGTGCGGTGACCGACCCGGAGCCGGCCGCTTCGCCGAGCGCGCCGCAGCAGGGCACTCCGAACGCGGGCACTCCGCAACCGAGCGCTCCGAACGCGGCCCAGACCGCGGCGTCGATCCGCGAATTCCTGCGCGACGAGCCGGCGGCAACGGGGTCCGAGCCCACGGCCGCCGCACCTGCGTCCGACCCCGGCTCCGCACAGCGATCCGCCCCTGCGCCGGGCTCGGGCGCGGCACCGCATCCGAACGAGGGCGCGGCCGGGTTCGGCCGACCCATCTCAGACATCCTGAGCTCGTCGCAGATCGCCAGCATCGGCACGGAGTCGGCGGCGTCCGCGACTCCGGCACCCGCAGCGCCGGCCCCCGCAGACGCGGCCTCCGCAGCGTCGCCCGCAGCGTCGCCGTCCCCGGCTCCCGCTGCTCCGAACTCCGACGGCCCGGGCGCCGCTGCGCCGAGTGCGGGTTCCCCGGATCCGCGCGAGCAGGGCGCCCCGGGCTCTCCGGAGCAGTCCGACGCTTCCGGCTCCGAAGAACCGGCGGCCGAGTCCGGCCTCGAGGACCTCCTCGAGCTCTGGCCCGACCTGCTCGAGGAGATCCTCGAGCGCGATCGGGAGGCATGGAACGCGGTGCGGCCGATCACCCCGATGGGGCTCGACGGCGATGTGCTCACGATCGGCCTCGCCTCGCAGTCCGACCTCGCGGCATTCAAGGCCGCGGGCGCCGGGCCGCTGCGGGAGACGATCCTCTCCGCGGTCGGCATCAGCGTGAAGTACGTGCCGAAGCGCTTGCCCGAGGCCGGCTCGGACGGGCCGCCCCAGGCTGGGGCGCGAGAAGCGCAGCCCGGTGCCGCCGACGCAGAGGAGCCCCATCCAGCGGGTTCATCCTCGCACGACGACCCCGTCCAGCGCGCAGCCGCCCGGCTGAGCGCACTCGGCCCGGCGCTCGCGGCTCCCGCCTGGGCGGATCCACCGCCGGCCCCGCCGGAGGGCGTCGCGGCGGAGGCTGGAGCGGCGGAGGACACTGCTGCGTCGGAGGATGCTGCTGACCCGGAGGCCGCCCCGGAATCTCCGCACTCCTCGTCGGCACCCGAGTCAGGTGATGAGCCGGAGCCCGCGTTGCAGTCCGCGTCGCAGCCCGCACCGGTGTCCGCGCAGCAAGCCGCGGGCCCCGAATCCGGGACCTCGAACGATGCTGTGCCGAACGACGCGGCGTCGAACGGCAACGATCCGGCTGACGAAGCCCCTGGCCCGCTCGAGACGACCCGACCCGACCCGAGCGTCGGGGACTACGTCGAGCCTGCCGACGACCCGTACGGTGAAGGCGATCCCTATGCCGGGGGAGACCCGTACGACAGCGGAGCCTCGGTGACTCCTGCATCAGCTCGGATGTCGGCACCAGCGCCAGCGCCAGCGTCTGTACCGACGTCTTCGCCTGAGATCGCACCGGCACGCGGACCGGCTCCGGCGCACGTACCAGCGCCCGAGCCCGCTTCCGCTTCTGAGCCCGCTCCTGCGGCCCCCTCCGCATCCCGGCTCGCCCGCGACGGCGATGCAGCGGAACGCGACACTCCCTCACCCCGCATTGCGCCCGCCTTCACCCGGTACGGGGAGGCGGTCGTGCGCGAGGTCCTGGGCGCACGATTCATCGAGGAGCGCCCGCTCCCCCCTCGGCTGGAAGGCTAG
- a CDS encoding phytoene desaturase family protein: protein MTSSRSAAVVGAGPNGLAAAVTLARAGVPVTVYEAAETIGGGTRTAEVVEPGVLHDVCSAIHPMALASPFFQQFDLTRRVDFAVPEASYASPLDGGSAAIAYRDLERTAAGLGRDGAAYARFYRPLLRRLEGVVDFTLGGSMLRWPRDPVAAFATALRTLEQGSPLDALRFRGDAAPALITGVAAHSTGRLPGLATAGVGTVLGALGHAGGWPVPIGGSRAITDALAADLLVHGGRIETGRAISDVRELGPSTVVLFDTSARGLLHIARSRLPRRYRGRLARFRYGSGAAKVDFVLDGPIPWRDPRIAETATVHVGGTRAEMVAAERIVARGGYPERPYVLLAQPTAWDPWRNAAGTHAIWSYTHVPSGSSRDVSEAVTAQIERFAPGFRDRIRALHVTTAEDYAGYNRNYHGGDFSAGAISFRQLFVRPVFARDPWRTPAEGIYLCSSSASPGPGVHGLTGWYAARSALRHEFGLAAPDLGL, encoded by the coding sequence ATGACCTCTTCGCGCAGTGCCGCAGTCGTCGGCGCCGGGCCCAACGGGCTCGCCGCCGCGGTCACCCTCGCGCGAGCCGGTGTTCCCGTCACGGTGTACGAGGCCGCGGAGACGATCGGCGGGGGCACGCGGACCGCCGAGGTCGTCGAGCCCGGCGTGCTGCACGACGTCTGCTCCGCGATCCACCCCATGGCGCTGGCGAGCCCGTTCTTCCAGCAGTTCGACCTCACCAGGCGGGTCGACTTCGCGGTCCCCGAGGCGTCGTACGCGAGTCCGCTCGACGGCGGCTCGGCAGCCATCGCCTACCGGGATCTCGAGCGCACCGCCGCCGGGCTCGGTCGCGACGGCGCGGCCTACGCGCGGTTCTACCGACCGCTCCTGCGCAGGCTCGAGGGCGTCGTCGACTTCACCCTCGGCGGGTCGATGCTCCGGTGGCCCCGGGATCCGGTCGCCGCATTCGCCACGGCGCTGCGCACCCTCGAGCAGGGGTCGCCGCTCGATGCGCTGCGCTTCCGCGGCGACGCGGCTCCCGCGCTCATCACCGGGGTGGCCGCCCACAGCACCGGACGCCTGCCCGGGCTCGCGACGGCCGGCGTCGGCACGGTGCTCGGTGCCCTCGGGCACGCGGGAGGCTGGCCCGTGCCCATCGGCGGCTCGCGCGCGATCACGGACGCGCTCGCGGCCGACCTGCTGGTGCACGGCGGGCGGATCGAGACCGGCCGCGCGATCTCCGACGTCCGCGAACTCGGGCCCTCGACCGTGGTGCTCTTCGACACCTCGGCGCGCGGACTGCTGCACATCGCCCGGTCGCGATTGCCGCGGCGCTACCGGGGGCGGCTCGCCCGGTTCCGCTACGGGAGCGGCGCGGCGAAGGTCGACTTCGTGCTCGACGGTCCGATCCCGTGGCGGGATCCCCGGATCGCCGAGACGGCGACCGTGCACGTCGGCGGCACCCGTGCCGAGATGGTCGCGGCCGAGCGCATCGTCGCACGGGGCGGGTATCCGGAGCGGCCCTACGTGCTCCTCGCCCAGCCCACGGCCTGGGACCCGTGGCGCAACGCAGCGGGCACCCACGCGATCTGGAGCTACACGCACGTGCCGAGCGGTTCGTCCCGCGACGTCTCCGAGGCCGTCACCGCGCAGATCGAGCGATTCGCGCCGGGGTTCCGGGATCGGATCCGCGCGCTCCACGTCACGACCGCGGAGGACTACGCCGGCTACAACCGCAACTACCACGGCGGTGACTTCTCCGCCGGTGCGATCTCCTTCCGCCAGCTGTTCGTGCGTCCGGTCTTCGCGCGCGACCCCTGGCGCACCCCGGCCGAAGGGATCTACCTCTGCTCGTCCTCGGCGTCTCCCGGTCCCGGGGTGCACGGCCTGACGGGGTGGTACGCCGCGCGCTCGGCACTGCGGCACGAGTTCGGCCTCGCGGCTCCCGATCTCGGGCTCTGA
- a CDS encoding acetate/propionate family kinase, whose translation MSAILVVNSGSSSIKYQLIDAESEERLASGLVERIGEQVGRIEHHQGEERIELEVRVPDHTAAFAAVLDAFAQAGTAIAELEVAAVGHRVVQGGSEFVAPTLITDAVAERILALRELAPLHNPAHHQAIVAARAALPDVPHVAVFDTAFHQSMPPHAYTYAIDTQVAAQHGVRRYGFHGISHLVVSRRAAALLERPVSTLRQIVLHLGNGASACAIDGGRSIDTSMGLTPLEGLVMGTRSGDLDPGALLHLLRSGMDVDELDRLLNQRSGLLGLTGSNDFRDVRAAAASGDAAARLAIEVTVHAIRRYLGAYLVALGGADTIVFTAGVGENAADLRAAVCADLEWFGVRLDPARNEARIREARRISTDDSRVAVLVVPTDEEAEIARQTWELITA comes from the coding sequence GTGAGCGCGATCCTCGTCGTGAACAGCGGCTCCTCGTCCATCAAGTACCAGCTCATCGACGCCGAATCGGAGGAGCGCCTCGCGTCGGGCCTCGTCGAGCGTATCGGCGAGCAGGTGGGGCGGATCGAGCACCACCAGGGCGAGGAGCGCATCGAGCTGGAGGTTCGCGTGCCGGATCACACCGCCGCCTTCGCGGCGGTGCTCGACGCCTTCGCGCAGGCGGGGACGGCGATCGCGGAGCTCGAGGTCGCTGCGGTCGGGCACCGCGTGGTGCAGGGCGGGAGCGAGTTCGTCGCCCCGACCCTGATCACCGATGCGGTCGCCGAGCGGATCCTCGCTCTGCGGGAGCTGGCGCCGCTGCACAACCCCGCCCACCACCAGGCGATCGTCGCGGCCCGCGCCGCGCTGCCCGATGTGCCGCACGTCGCCGTCTTCGACACCGCCTTCCACCAGAGCATGCCGCCCCATGCATACACCTACGCGATCGACACCCAGGTCGCGGCGCAGCACGGAGTGCGGCGGTACGGGTTCCACGGCATCTCCCACCTCGTGGTGTCGCGACGTGCGGCGGCGTTGCTCGAACGACCGGTGTCGACGCTCCGTCAGATCGTGCTGCACCTCGGCAACGGCGCCTCGGCGTGCGCCATCGACGGCGGACGTTCGATCGACACCTCGATGGGGCTGACGCCGCTCGAGGGGCTGGTCATGGGGACCCGCAGCGGCGACCTCGATCCCGGCGCGCTGCTGCATCTGCTGCGCTCTGGGATGGACGTGGACGAACTGGACCGGCTGCTGAATCAGCGCTCGGGCCTGCTTGGGCTCACCGGGTCGAACGATTTCCGCGATGTCCGAGCGGCCGCGGCGTCCGGAGACGCGGCGGCTCGCCTCGCGATCGAGGTCACCGTGCACGCGATCCGGCGCTATCTCGGCGCGTACCTCGTCGCGCTCGGTGGCGCCGACACTATCGTCTTCACCGCGGGAGTCGGCGAGAACGCGGCGGACCTCCGCGCGGCCGTATGCGCGGATCTGGAGTGGTTCGGGGTGCGCCTCGATCCGGCTCGCAACGAGGCGAGGATCCGAGAGGCGCGACGGATCAGCACCGACGACTCGCGCGTCGCGGTGCTCGTGGTGCCGACGGACGAGGAGGCCGAGATCGCGCGCCAGACCTGGGAGTTGATCACGGCGTAG